In Streptomyces sp. NBC_00091, the following proteins share a genomic window:
- a CDS encoding HTTM domain-containing protein, producing MRRASAQALAQVTGQALGAYQSAVVRIGFAGTWLFFLLREFPNRHELYGPDGPWSWRLAERLIASNDAFTVLMWSDSTLWFETVYAVCLLASALLVLGWRTRAMSVLFMVGVLSLQNRSVFMGDGGDNVIHLMALYLVLTRCARVWSLDARRARLRGSASAGAAGPLLWGVLGAVFAYGAASGHLGTGWTVAFAALWAGTALWWTADRYEPEGERRATLDVLANLLHNAGMLVIMAEVCLIYATAGWYKIQGSRWQDGTALYYPLRLDYFAPWPALSELLAGSGLLVMLLTYGTVAVQVAFPFTLFNRRVKNVLLAVMMLEHAGIAVLLGLPFFSLAMIAADAVFLPTGLLVWVGVRVAALRFFRVRDPRGLPAAEPAAVPR from the coding sequence GATCGGCTTCGCCGGGACCTGGCTGTTCTTCCTGCTGCGGGAGTTCCCCAACCGGCACGAGCTGTACGGGCCCGACGGGCCGTGGAGCTGGCGGCTGGCGGAGCGGCTGATCGCCTCCAACGACGCCTTCACGGTGCTCATGTGGTCGGACTCGACGCTCTGGTTCGAGACCGTGTACGCCGTCTGCCTGCTCGCGAGCGCCCTGCTGGTGCTGGGCTGGCGCACCCGGGCGATGTCGGTCCTCTTCATGGTCGGGGTGCTGTCGCTGCAGAACCGCAGCGTGTTCATGGGCGACGGCGGGGACAACGTCATCCACCTGATGGCGCTCTACCTGGTGCTGACCCGCTGCGCGCGGGTGTGGTCGCTGGACGCGCGCCGGGCGCGGCTGCGGGGCTCGGCCTCGGCGGGGGCGGCGGGGCCGCTGCTGTGGGGGGTCCTGGGCGCGGTGTTCGCGTACGGGGCGGCGAGCGGGCACCTCGGGACCGGCTGGACGGTGGCCTTCGCGGCGCTGTGGGCGGGTACGGCGCTGTGGTGGACGGCCGACCGGTACGAACCGGAGGGCGAGCGGCGGGCCACCCTCGACGTGCTCGCGAACCTGCTGCACAACGCCGGGATGCTGGTGATCATGGCGGAGGTGTGCCTGATCTACGCGACCGCCGGCTGGTACAAGATCCAGGGCTCGCGGTGGCAGGACGGCACCGCGCTGTACTACCCCCTGCGGCTGGACTACTTCGCCCCGTGGCCGGCGCTGTCGGAGCTGCTGGCGGGCAGCGGGCTGCTGGTGATGCTGCTGACGTACGGGACGGTGGCGGTGCAGGTGGCCTTCCCGTTCACGCTGTTCAACCGGCGGGTCAAGAACGTGCTGCTGGCGGTGATGATGCTGGAGCACGCGGGGATCGCGGTGCTGCTGGGGCTGCCGTTCTTTTCGCTGGCGATGATTGCCGCCGATGCGGTGTTCCTGCCGACGGGGTTGCTGGTGTGGGTGGGGGTGCGGGTTGCCGCCCTGCGGTTCTTCCGGGTGCGGGATCCGCGGGGCCTTCCGGCCGCTGAGCCGGCGGCGGTCCCGCGCTGA